The Anabaena sp. PCC 7108 region TATTATCTAAACTTTGCTCTAAAATTTTACCTACTACTTTGTAGTTAAACCAATCCCAACCTTGATGTAGAATTATTTCTCTTTCTAAAATCTGTAATGCAGATGGCAAAATTCCCCAACCACGATAGACTTTATTCAAAAGTTGAATATCACCAGTCCGAGTTAAAATTGCTTTGAAGGAATCTTGATCTAGTACACCATAATATCTAGCTTCTGGAAAATCTATAACTGTGGGAGCAAAACGATGTCCACCAAAATGAGTCGATTTCCACATCCTGACATCATCTAAATGTAAATCAGCAATAGTATTTGTAGCGTAAAAGTAAAAAGGATTGCCATATCTGGCACAACACTGATCATGGCTACCGTGAGTACATACTAAAATATCTCTAGTTATACTGGTTTCTACTTGATAATCAGCACTACCTCCAGATAACCACTTCTGCACAACTCCGGCAACTTGCTCAATATTCGGCAACTTAAACTCTTGCTGACAGTAGCCATTACTTAAACCCTTTTGTTTTTGATAAATCAGCAAAGTTGTCTCTTCTACTTTATGTGATTCATCATTAGCAATTAATAGAAACCGAATTGGTAGTTTACTGCGCTGTACTTCTTCTACTAAAACACGCAAATTATCTGGAACCCATTTGGATTTAAATGCTTCTGATATCCAGGGTTGAGGGCATTCAACTAAAATATAAGTTTGATAATTTGTAGCACTACCAATAATTTCTTCTTCTATGTGTCGAGAGTAATCAGAGCAAAAGAAAGTATCCATATAGGTTTACTCAAGAATCAATTTTATAAACAAAGCTAATGAAAAACTAAAATTGTGTTTCTAGCTACAAGTTCTGAGGTTAATAGATTTATCAACTCACAACAGG contains the following coding sequences:
- a CDS encoding sucrase ferredoxin, whose translation is MDTFFCSDYSRHIEEEIIGSATNYQTYILVECPQPWISEAFKSKWVPDNLRVLVEEVQRSKLPIRFLLIANDESHKVEETTLLIYQKQKGLSNGYCQQEFKLPNIEQVAGVVQKWLSGGSADYQVETSITRDILVCTHGSHDQCCARYGNPFYFYATNTIADLHLDDVRMWKSTHFGGHRFAPTVIDFPEARYYGVLDQDSFKAILTRTGDIQLLNKVYRGWGILPSALQILEREIILHQGWDWFNYKVVGKILEQSLDNNTILAELTFEQPSGFLYTYQAKLVKDPVKTQALKSSCHATQESVVVKYAISNLWLADRKVATYANNF